One stretch of Lacrimispora sphenoides DNA includes these proteins:
- a CDS encoding CehA/McbA family metallohydrolase, which translates to MNLRKLLSLFLSVAMCMNLLVVPGFAMKTDSNLTNGYGVERSSGGGDKASPSEADKDTDADIPEKPEEDTGDKGDTGDKGDTGDKGDTGDKGDTEDKGDTGAVKEEASALEPVEDKSALSDISLADHVVISQVYGGGGNNNCIWKSDFIELYNPTDEDVSLDGWSIQWLAKNTFSSYNPVGDGQLTKLSGTIEAGGYYLIKEADGTNKDAPELPEPDAIGVIAMSGTDGAAALSKDTVKLTDKSDENLVDLVGIGAAKEYETEPTAAMSNSTAAIRKDPAVDTDNNKVDFKIGKPEPHNSSYEEGGGTLPGETKCKTPIATPAAGQVLKGTQLTFSTATSDAVIEYNTESIDADEWIKYSNSDKLTIDEPVTYYVRAVKEGLEDSEIAEFSYTIREAGKVMTIKDVLALGQNTKDVTVTGELSYLATTYGNPVLQSEIDGSQYSIYIYGAAPDDARIGDILEITGDYQIRYGMPQITSTKDKAKVAVKQDEATIPPVTYTISQIKAMAGTADIEKSGLINRVVLIEDVKLGKLNTSGSTPVTDATGTINIYQAAPYPEGVEEGETVDLTAMIGRYNQTIQLYTGTEEKNGFPVYYVKNDTKPPVITLGTYIDARPDQEYPISVQVRDNVGVASVEVLFGPSEAMQDKSISMTFNQDTNNYEAVIPAENFAKGQQALYIKFKAKDKTGLETESGILTIAINDKPQVLAVTPERNKATGDVKAPEISIKLANSGTNPSVSLTLSKTDGTAIYTNQSMNLKETAADGATYAFTPNVLEDSTYNAQVTVVREDKVSFTETWKFTIGKSAFTAYFGQLHGHTNYSDGSGSVKDGLNYLANIPEEDNVQFVSFTDHSNYFDTKDAPNPKEALNDPSLMTPGSRAIWEEYREQTRSFNETSTRKALSGFEMTWSGGPGHINTFGSAGLVSRNNTTLNDKKNDAGLKAYYDILTADSDPLANLSQFNHPGKTFGTFSDFAYYTPARDAKMVLVEVGNGEGSIGSGGYFPSYNEYTKALDKGWHLAPSNNQDNHKGRWGNANTARTVVITDDLSETGILSALKDMHVYATEDKNLNIMYTLNDELMGSILDVSDDVKTLNISVSVDDPDPSDVIKSVEVITNGGAIAGKKEGTGNSGEFNFELPAKKGYYYIRVTQADKNIAVTAPVWYGSAAKAGISSFTCDTDVPVTGEPMKFTVTAFNNEESDATLTKLTFKTGDKVLESKDLNVTLKSLGTYKVNKEFILDKSGVNEIEVIVQMELEGDRKTFSFTLEIDVRDSSKMKYFGIDASHYNEYVNGTYKDNMGNFTALAGDYNIRMVTLNTSEELVAALKNDKYIGILLNAPSRRDGTKLREDYKNYTEEELDAIRAFAKKGGKTIMVCAWSDTYEAYDGFKGDVSKAEDHMSAQQNKILEALGSAFRFADDELQSAGFNDGRVIGILSTDYNLLNPYMAGVEAGLKFSTYGNADIYAIDESGNPVRDRAMLPPGAAPLVYAPADTKSVDHDGVGLSGDALAKLDGRFVLAATQELYFSDGESSTLYLSGCSTMSNFQLTFDSAATNDYSNYQIMANLLDKANQLEITPIKEVQAAGEGERYIIEGIATSNASGYDKNTAFFDSIYVQDHTGGINLFPVSGDIRAGQTIRVFGKTSSYQGERQLAVEKVMVIDTNIKELPEPVKETTKDAYEGKNLGSLVMVSGKVISIDAPNNLVETIMLQDQSGKPARIFIDGYITKDKVIKDLKIGAYMSAVGLSSRTVIGDSEDSVSRIRIRDRDDVKLAEEPGNPEGPENPEGPENPGGPENPEGPENPEKPDRSSDSDRDKDYGMAIWKQNARGWQALKNDGTYAKNEWYQCSYNGQMSWYRFDAEGYMISGWYLDGDGSWYYLSENHDGSYGAMVTGWRWINGKCFYFNPINQAKQYKYGAMLKSTITPDGYAVNANGEWAVEGVVQIR; encoded by the coding sequence ATGAACTTAAGGAAGCTGTTAAGTTTGTTTCTGTCAGTTGCCATGTGTATGAATCTGTTAGTCGTGCCTGGTTTTGCGATGAAGACAGATTCGAACCTGACAAACGGGTATGGGGTAGAACGTTCCAGTGGGGGAGGGGATAAAGCCAGCCCCAGTGAGGCGGACAAGGACACGGATGCAGACATTCCAGAAAAGCCGGAAGAAGATACAGGCGATAAGGGAGATACAGGCGATAAGGGAGATACAGGCGATAAGGGAGATACAGGCGATAAGGGAGATACGGAGGATAAGGGAGATACGGGTGCTGTAAAAGAGGAAGCCAGTGCTTTGGAACCTGTAGAAGATAAGTCCGCACTTAGTGACATCAGTCTGGCAGACCACGTAGTGATCAGTCAGGTATACGGTGGCGGTGGCAATAATAACTGTATATGGAAGAGTGATTTTATTGAGTTGTACAATCCTACAGATGAAGATGTGAGCCTGGATGGGTGGTCGATACAGTGGTTGGCTAAAAACACGTTCAGCTCCTATAATCCTGTAGGCGACGGTCAGTTAACGAAACTTTCAGGGACCATCGAAGCTGGGGGCTATTACCTGATAAAGGAAGCAGACGGGACGAATAAAGATGCACCAGAACTTCCAGAACCTGATGCTATAGGTGTTATCGCAATGTCTGGAACAGATGGGGCAGCGGCATTGTCCAAAGACACCGTGAAGTTAACAGATAAAAGCGATGAGAATCTCGTTGATTTAGTAGGAATTGGCGCAGCGAAAGAGTATGAGACCGAACCAACCGCTGCAATGTCAAATTCTACCGCCGCTATCCGCAAGGACCCGGCTGTGGATACCGACAATAATAAAGTTGATTTCAAGATTGGAAAGCCTGAGCCGCACAATAGTTCCTATGAGGAAGGTGGCGGGACTTTGCCGGGAGAGACAAAATGCAAGACACCTATTGCAACACCGGCTGCCGGACAGGTACTGAAAGGAACGCAGCTCACATTCTCTACGGCAACATCAGATGCTGTAATCGAGTACAATACGGAGTCTATTGATGCCGATGAATGGATAAAATATTCAAACTCTGACAAGCTGACGATTGATGAACCGGTTACATACTATGTTCGCGCAGTTAAGGAAGGGCTGGAAGATAGTGAAATAGCTGAGTTTTCCTATACGATCCGTGAAGCCGGCAAAGTGATGACGATTAAAGATGTGCTGGCATTGGGACAGAACACAAAAGATGTGACTGTTACAGGGGAACTGTCATATCTGGCTACTACATATGGAAATCCGGTGCTCCAGTCCGAGATCGATGGCAGCCAGTACAGCATTTATATCTATGGAGCAGCGCCGGATGATGCCAGGATAGGAGATATCCTGGAAATCACGGGAGATTACCAGATCCGCTATGGTATGCCTCAGATAACATCCACGAAAGATAAAGCAAAAGTCGCTGTTAAGCAGGATGAGGCGACGATACCGCCTGTAACGTATACCATCAGTCAGATAAAAGCCATGGCTGGTACTGCTGATATAGAGAAAAGCGGACTTATTAACAGAGTTGTTCTGATAGAGGATGTCAAACTGGGCAAGCTTAATACATCAGGCAGTACGCCTGTAACTGATGCAACAGGTACGATTAATATTTATCAGGCAGCTCCATATCCGGAAGGCGTCGAAGAAGGAGAGACAGTAGATCTGACTGCTATGATAGGCAGATATAATCAGACGATTCAGCTATACACCGGCACAGAAGAGAAAAATGGTTTTCCTGTTTATTATGTGAAAAATGACACCAAACCACCAGTTATTACCTTAGGTACCTATATTGATGCAAGACCGGATCAGGAGTATCCAATATCCGTCCAGGTCAGGGACAATGTGGGCGTGGCAAGTGTGGAGGTTCTTTTCGGGCCCTCAGAGGCGATGCAAGACAAGTCAATTTCCATGACATTTAATCAGGATACGAACAATTATGAAGCTGTTATTCCGGCAGAAAATTTTGCGAAAGGGCAACAGGCCTTATACATAAAATTCAAAGCGAAAGATAAAACCGGTCTTGAAACAGAAAGTGGGATCCTTACGATCGCTATCAATGACAAACCGCAGGTACTGGCGGTTACTCCTGAGAGAAATAAGGCGACAGGAGACGTGAAAGCGCCTGAGATTTCTATCAAGCTGGCGAATAGCGGAACTAACCCTTCGGTAAGTCTCACTCTCAGTAAGACAGACGGCACTGCTATTTATACAAACCAGTCTATGAATCTCAAAGAGACAGCTGCTGACGGTGCAACATATGCTTTTACGCCCAATGTGCTGGAAGACAGTACTTATAATGCGCAGGTGACGGTTGTTCGGGAAGATAAAGTGTCTTTTACTGAGACTTGGAAGTTTACGATCGGCAAGTCTGCCTTCACCGCATATTTCGGACAGCTTCATGGGCATACGAACTATTCGGATGGTTCCGGATCTGTTAAAGATGGTCTTAATTATCTTGCTAATATACCGGAAGAAGACAATGTACAATTTGTATCCTTTACAGATCATTCCAACTATTTTGATACAAAAGATGCACCTAATCCGAAAGAGGCGCTCAATGACCCGTCTCTTATGACACCTGGGAGCAGGGCCATATGGGAGGAATACAGGGAGCAGACGAGATCGTTTAATGAAACCAGTACCAGAAAGGCGTTATCCGGTTTTGAGATGACCTGGTCCGGCGGTCCCGGTCACATCAATACATTTGGCTCAGCAGGACTTGTAAGCCGCAACAATACCACGCTTAATGACAAGAAAAATGATGCAGGTTTAAAGGCGTACTATGACATTCTGACTGCTGATTCAGACCCGTTGGCGAATCTTTCACAGTTCAACCACCCGGGCAAGACGTTTGGTACATTTTCTGATTTTGCATACTATACACCGGCAAGAGATGCCAAAATGGTCTTGGTAGAAGTAGGCAATGGCGAAGGCTCCATCGGTTCAGGCGGATATTTCCCAAGTTACAATGAATATACGAAAGCACTGGATAAGGGCTGGCATTTAGCGCCTTCCAATAACCAGGATAATCATAAAGGGCGTTGGGGCAATGCGAATACGGCCAGGACAGTCGTCATCACAGATGATTTATCGGAGACAGGGATTTTAAGTGCGCTGAAAGATATGCATGTATACGCGACAGAAGATAAGAACTTAAATATCATGTATACTTTGAATGATGAGCTTATGGGAAGTATCCTGGATGTGTCAGATGACGTAAAAACGCTGAATATTTCTGTAAGCGTAGATGACCCAGACCCGTCAGATGTCATTAAAAGTGTAGAAGTAATTACAAATGGCGGCGCAATAGCAGGAAAAAAGGAAGGCACTGGAAATAGCGGAGAGTTCAACTTTGAGCTACCTGCAAAGAAAGGATATTATTACATACGTGTTACTCAGGCGGATAAAAATATTGCCGTAACGGCTCCTGTGTGGTATGGTTCAGCTGCTAAAGCAGGCATATCTTCCTTTACTTGTGATACAGACGTACCAGTGACAGGCGAACCGATGAAGTTTACAGTCACAGCTTTCAACAATGAAGAATCAGATGCCACACTTACCAAGCTGACATTTAAAACTGGTGATAAGGTGCTTGAGAGTAAAGATCTGAACGTTACTTTAAAGTCATTGGGAACTTACAAAGTTAACAAAGAGTTTATCCTTGATAAGTCAGGAGTAAATGAAATAGAAGTCATTGTACAAATGGAGCTGGAAGGCGATCGCAAGACATTCAGCTTTACTTTGGAAATCGATGTACGTGACAGTTCGAAGATGAAATATTTTGGGATAGATGCCAGTCATTATAATGAATATGTGAATGGAACCTATAAGGACAATATGGGTAATTTCACTGCCTTAGCAGGAGATTACAATATCAGGATGGTCACGCTTAACACGAGCGAGGAACTGGTAGCCGCTTTAAAGAACGACAAATATATTGGAATTTTATTAAATGCGCCTTCCAGACGCGATGGTACGAAGCTGCGGGAGGATTATAAGAACTACACAGAGGAAGAATTAGATGCTATCAGAGCCTTTGCTAAAAAGGGCGGCAAGACGATTATGGTCTGTGCCTGGAGCGATACCTATGAGGCATATGATGGTTTCAAAGGTGATGTGTCCAAGGCAGAGGATCATATGTCAGCTCAGCAGAATAAGATACTGGAAGCTCTTGGAAGTGCATTCCGTTTTGCAGATGATGAGTTACAGAGCGCTGGCTTTAATGACGGCAGAGTGATTGGTATCCTTAGCACCGATTATAATTTGCTGAACCCATATATGGCTGGAGTGGAGGCAGGTCTTAAATTCAGCACATATGGCAATGCGGATATTTATGCTATAGATGAAAGTGGAAATCCAGTCCGTGACAGAGCCATGCTTCCGCCAGGAGCAGCACCTCTCGTATACGCTCCGGCAGATACGAAAAGCGTGGATCATGATGGTGTAGGATTATCAGGAGACGCATTGGCTAAATTGGATGGACGTTTTGTATTGGCAGCTACTCAGGAGCTTTATTTCAGCGATGGCGAATCATCTACACTATATTTATCAGGATGTTCGACTATGAGTAATTTCCAGCTGACATTTGACAGTGCAGCCACCAATGATTACAGCAACTACCAGATTATGGCAAATTTGTTAGATAAGGCGAATCAATTGGAGATTACACCTATTAAAGAAGTACAGGCGGCCGGTGAGGGCGAGCGGTATATTATCGAAGGAATAGCTACATCCAACGCCTCTGGTTATGATAAAAATACTGCTTTCTTCGATAGTATCTATGTTCAGGATCATACTGGCGGAATTAATCTTTTCCCTGTATCCGGAGATATAAGAGCGGGCCAGACCATCAGGGTATTTGGTAAAACTTCTTCGTATCAAGGAGAGAGACAGCTGGCAGTAGAGAAGGTTATGGTAATTGATACGAATATAAAGGAACTTCCAGAGCCTGTTAAGGAAACTACGAAAGATGCTTATGAGGGCAAAAACCTGGGCAGTTTAGTCATGGTAAGCGGCAAGGTTATTTCCATTGATGCGCCGAATAATCTGGTAGAAACGATTATGCTGCAGGATCAGTCAGGTAAACCCGCAAGAATATTCATCGACGGATATATTACGAAGGATAAGGTGATAAAGGATTTAAAAATCGGTGCATATATGTCGGCAGTAGGACTTTCGTCCAGAACTGTCATAGGTGACTCTGAGGATTCTGTGTCTCGTATACGTATTCGTGACAGAGATGACGTAAAACTAGCAGAGGAACCGGGAAACCCAGAAGGGCCAGAAAATCCGGAAGGACCAGAAAATCCAGGAGGGCCAGAAAATCCAGAAGGCCCAGAGAATCCCGAAAAGCCTGACCGTTCCAGTGACTCAGACAGAGATAAAGATTATGGCATGGCCATATGGAAACAGAATGCCAGAGGCTGGCAGGCTCTTAAGAATGATGGAACATATGCGAAAAATGAATGGTATCAGTGTTCCTATAATGGTCAGATGTCATGGTATCGCTTTGATGCAGAAGGGTATATGATTTCAGGCTGGTATTTGGACGGAGATGGCAGCTGGTACTACTTGAGCGAAAACCATGATGGCTCATATGGCGCTATGGTTACGGGCTGGAGATGGATTAACGGAAAATGTTTCTACTTCAATCCGATTAATCAGGCAAAGCAATACAAATATGGCGCAATGCTTAAGAGTACCATCACCCCAGATGGTTACGCTGTCAACGCTAATGGAGAGTGGGCAGTGGAAGGAGTAGTACAAATCAGGTAA